The Candidatus Eremiobacterota bacterium genome segment CACGCTAAAACTCAAAAGAAGAGGGATAGACATAGACAGGGTCATTGAACAGGACATGATGGAGCATCATACCGTTGCTGAGGCGATGATAGAAAATCCTGCTACGCTCAATGATTCGGATGCACTGGATAAAGCGGAGGCTCTCATTGAGTTCAGCGGTCACTATGGCTTTCCCGTTCTTGACAGCACCGGGAAACTTGTGGGTGTACTTGCCTCTCACGATATCCTGGAGGCTCATAAAAGAGCCTTTTCAGATGAATCCCGCAGAGCTGTCCTAGTAAGAGAAATAATGACAAGCAGTATACTGGTATGCTATCCCGACGAGAAACTGCACGATGTGCTGGACAAGATGGGCGAGAGAAATATCGATCACATCCCCGTGGTTGAAAGAAATGATACCTCTCGACTGGTCGGCCTGATAACCGGAAAGAACGTGATCGCATTATATCACAGGTTCTGCAATATTGAAGACCAGGATTCAATAAAGGAGAGGTGAAAGTGGATACAGCAGGCTATATTGCTGCAGCCCTTATCGCAGTAACGTTCTTTGGAGCCCTTTTCTATTATTCTGCAAGGCACAGGTCTTCACTCATATGCAGCGCCCCAGTGGAGGGAGACTTTAAAAAGTTGCAGGAACTCCCGGTAAAAAGCCCACAGATGGTGTACCTGCACCGTAATGTAAATGTCTATTTACTCCTTGCATTGGCTCCAGGGTTCTTTCCCAAGGGTGGTGCAAAGCGCCACCCGGGGAAGTACCTGGAACAGTAGCACATTGTCAGAGAGGAAGACAATGATTTGATTATTGCAAGAATGCTCCTTAAGCCGGCACTGTCTCATTTACTTTTAATATTGGTCATTTTTGCAGGCGGGAACTTCAACAACATCAACACTTACTATACCTGCATTAATATATGAATCCTGCCCCCCCGCCCCCGGCCGGTGATATCCGGGATATGGCGGAATGCCGGAATCGCTAATGGAGAGGTGACTGCGCAATTCCCGACTTGAAGATTCTAAATAGCTTCAGATATCCTCGCTTCAATGAGTGCCGATAGCCGGAAAGCGCCCATAACGTAACGGTAGACTGGATTATACCGAAATAAACAATGCTGGCAGAGGAAGGATCAATATCTTCCCTGACCATTCCCTTCCTTATCCCCTCCGAGAGCAGATTTTCGATCCTGCCTATGTACCTGTCCAGAACTTCTTTCATTTTTTTCTGAAGCTTCTTATCATTGAGGTTAAGCGTCTCGGTGATGATGATGAAGGATACGCCCTTTCTCTGCTCGGCGTAGGAAAGATGGGAGGCGAAGACTATTTCAAGTGCCTTCAGGGGGTCTTCAATGCTTGCGACTGTCGATTCAAAGAGGTCCGTGAGTGTTTCATCTATCTCATGAATAAGGAATTCCAGGATCTCCCTCTTGCTTTTAAAATGCCTGTAAAGAGCGCCGTCGGTCAGTTTCAGTTCCTTTGCGATGGCATTGATGGTGAGGCCCTGCATCCCCGATGTAGAGATAATTTTTCTTGCCGTTTCTACTATTTCCTGCTGGCGTGAATGATGAATTGTCATTATCCCTGTTCCTCCAGAATCTCATAACTTATATTTTAAAGAGCCGTTCCTCATCTTCCTTCCACATGACCATCATCGGTAAAAAGAACTGGAATATTTTCAGGCCTCATGACAGATTATCTCACTGACGGCATTTTCGTGCCGCTTGAAGAAAGCCGGTTTTTTTTATATAATATGCTTGGAGAAAACTCCGCAATACCGGCCACCACCATCGGGGAGGTCAGGGTTATAGGATTTTTATTTTCTTTGCGTCTTCGGGGGGAAAAGGTGCGGCGGCTCGCCAGGGGGGCGGCCCTCGCGTCGCTCCTCATGGTGGTCTTCATCGCCGTGATCCTTATCTTTTCCCTCGCCGGCACGGGAATATTCCACCTCAACATGAGCACTCACATCGAGAACACCCAGAGGGCCCGGAACCTCGCCGAGTCGGCAATGGCGCAGGCAATAGAAAAAATCATCGCTGATCAGACCTTTGGCCTGGCATCATACTCAGGAAACAAGACCATAGATATCCCTGGCAGCCAGCCGCGGACCTCGGGCATGCTCACTTTTGACAGGAATGTGGCGGCGCAGCGCGGGATCCCCTGGTCCACGAACAATCTTGACGGTGACGTTGCTGTGAACGGCTTCAAAAATTGCATGGTACCGCCTTACAGCACTCACATTGCCGGAATCGGCACCTGCCGCGGCTCGACATGCAGAGTGGAAGCCATCATTCATGTTCCCCCCTTCCCTTACAGCATCGCGTCATCGGGAAAATTCCACTCCGACGGCACCCTTCTCGTTGCTTCTGTTGAGAGCTATGGCGACCTCCCGGGGCAGCTCTCTCCGACACCGGACCTTTCCAAGCTTCTTGCCGGCAATCTCGTTGCAAATGGCGGAGGCACTGATGCCGTATACCTCAGGGGAGAAGCGAGAATCACAGGAAACCTCAGGACTGCAGGGGACTTGATGATGAAGTCCTCAACTCCGGGAGCCATTTCAATCCTCGGTGAAACGATATGCCATGCCGATCCCATGACTATCACTCCCCTGGACATCACCTCCTATGATCCCCTGAAAAGATGCCCTGCGGGCTATATCCCCGTGAATGGCGGATACCTGGACGGAAGAAATGACAGCGACCCCCTCAAGGGCTTCTGCCGGGCAGGGAGCGACCTCACCGTGGGAGGCAACCTGAGGCTTGGCGGATGCCTGCTCTATGTGGACGGCGATCTCACCATTACCGGGAGAGTCGATGGAAGCGGCGCCCTTGTATCAACGGGCAGCACCACGATAATGAAGGGCTCCGATCTCTCCACTGACAACCAGGTGGCCCTTCTCTCAGGCAGTGACGTGGCGCTGGGAACCTCGAACGCGCTTGATTACTCATCGTTCCAGGGCCTGATCTACAACAAGGGGAATTTCACTGCCGACCGCGTGAACCTCTGCGGGACTTTTGTCTCGGCAGGGCAGGGCAGTTCAGTGGCTTCAGCAGGGAGCGGACAGTCGGCGGAGTTTCAGGGAATGAAACTGAACAATTCCAGGGTGATCCAGGTTCCCGGCTATGAGGATCTCGATGCTGTTGCTGTCGTGGGAACCGCTCCCACTTTCACCGTGATGGATATAATAGGCGCGATTACGTCGCAGATGCCACCTAATCCCGATGACGACCCGGGGCAGGCGGACATTGAGTTTAAGAAGGCTCAGTTTCACGAATGCTCCGTTATTCCTGTCACCCATGACTACAAGGGGAAGCAGACTACCGGGTATTTCGTGCAGATAGAAGTGACCGACGGCAGCAGGCCTGACAGCGCCTTCTTCTGCAAGAGCCAGCAGGAGCTGGAACAGAAGTTTCTCGTTGAATACTGCAGGATACCGGCTAAATTCACCGCGCAGGGACTGGAGATAGCGAAGAGGTTCCTTGATGATTACCTCAATCACCGGAATCCCCCGCCGGGCCGGCCCGATCCCCCGCCGCCCGTGGTGAGCCTCGTGGAGATAAACCTGAGCCAGTTCATCAGCATCAAGGACAGGATGAAGGTGCTTCTCTGGAGGGATTTTTAGATGCGGTGCCGTCTCATGAACCCCGGAGGCTTCAGCCTCATCGAGGTGATCTTCACCTCGTCGCTCCTTCTGTTCCTGATGATTGTCATGCTCTCAGTGTTCCCCGGCTCCCTGATGGCCATTGATCATGCAGAGCACCGCATCGAGGCCTCCCATATCGCCCAGTCTGTGCTTGAGAAGAAAAGGTCGGGACCGTTCAGCGAGGTCGATGACGATCCCGATCCCGGCGAGGTGAGAGGCTCCGGCGGGGTCCTTTACACCCTTCATTACAGCACTCTCGCGGTGAGCGGTGCCGAAGCGTCACTTTTAAAAAAGGCAGTAATCACTATCACCTGGGAATTCAAAGGGAAGAACTATTCACTGACTCAGGAGCTTTATGTGTGCAATATTTCCCAATGACAGGGCCGGCTGTTCCCGGGGAGCCGCCAGGAAACGCGGACTTGCCTTCACCCTGGCTGAGATCATTATTGGATCAATGCTCCTGCTACTGCTTTTTGGCCTCTTTTCTTCATTCCTCACGACTGCCATGAGGTCTTCCGTCCGCGGCTCGATTCGCGCCGCGATCCAGCAGGAGGCAGTCACCAGCCTCAACAGGCTCTGCGCTGATTTAAGGCTCAGCGCTGCAGGCGGTATCAGCTACTATGCCACGGGATCACCGCCTGAAGGAGGCCCTGTATACCTCGGCATCATGCGCCTCGCTGATATAGATTCCCAGGGGCGGCAGGAATGGGAGCAGGCACTGGTGGTTTACAGCTGGCAGGGCCAGGGAGCGCCTCTCTTCCGCAAGGAATGGACACCGGCCATTACGCTTGCCGCGTCCTTCTCCCCCGCGCTCCATATCCCTGCGAAGGCCTCACAGGCGACTCTTGAAGAGATCGCCGGCAGCACCGCAATAACAGGCCAGGTGCTCTCCCGCGACGTAAGTGAATTCAAAGTGACAGGCGCCATGAGCGGGGGAACAGTGAGCTCCCCCCTCGAGCCCCTCATCACCATTACCAGGAAGGGCGCCACGGGAAAGAGCACGCCGGAAAATTTTACTCTTTCAACGACAATTTCATTTAAGAACGAATTATGAGCAAATTTTACAGTGCATTCTGCCGGATTATTTTGTGCATACGGACCCTGGGAGCCTGCGCCCTCTGTGTGCTCATCCTTTCCGGAGCTCCCCGCCCCGCCTGCCCGGCGCCTGCAGAAAAATCGAAAGACCACCTCTTCCGGAGGAGCTTTTCTCTCTCCACCATACCTCCCGAGGCGGGAATTTTTTTGACCTGGAGCCCATCGCCTGGCGCGGAAGAGAGAGAGGCGCCCCTTGGCACCTCAGGAAGGCCTTTCACTGTCGATTTCAGGGAGCTTTCCCGGAAAAAGCTCATGTTCACCTTTTCAAGCCACGCTGAGAGGCCTGAGCAATTCTCCCTCGACCTCTCAAGCCTCAAGGACCCCGCGATGATAAGATTCATCCTGCGGAAAGAAGGTTATCACCAGGAGGAAAGGCTCATACCGGTCGAGTATCTCAGGACCCATGCAAAGTACCCCGGGAGCAGCGAAGAGCCAATCAGGCTGAGAGCGGAGACTGCCTCTGTCATCTTCACCACCAGTCCTCCCGGTGCCGCCGTCTTTGTCGATCTTTACAGCGCCAGGGGGAAAAAGTATCTTGGCCTCGCGGGGGAGAAGATAACACTTGACAAGTCTCCATTCAGGAAAGACCGCCCTTATTCTTTTTACTTCCAGCGCGAGCACTATGAAGAGAAGGAAGAGCCCATCTCCATTGACCAGTTCAAAAATGACTCATTGAACTATTATCCTGGAGAGAATAAAGCCATAGCTCTCAGGAAGTCGGAGCCTGCCATTAACTATCTCTATTACTGGGGCAGAGAGCACGCCGCCTTATCCATGATTTCGGCCACTGCTGCCATCCTTGCGCTGGGAGCGCTCCTTTTTTTTATAATAATACCGCGCGTCCGTGCATTTCTGGCCCATTACAGGAGACTTTCTTCCTGGCAGGAGGCTTCGCAGGCTACTGAGACAAAGGATCCCATGTGCGGCACGGTTGTAGGAGGCTTTGCAATTCTCGACAGGCTCGGCGAGGGAGGCATGGGAACGGTCTACCGGGCGGTTCCTGATAAAA includes the following:
- a CDS encoding TetR/AcrR family transcriptional regulator, with translation MTIHHSRQQEIVETARKIISTSGMQGLTINAIAKELKLTDGALYRHFKSKREILEFLIHEIDETLTDLFESTVASIEDPLKALEIVFASHLSYAEQRKGVSFIIITETLNLNDKKLQKKMKEVLDRYIGRIENLLSEGIRKGMVREDIDPSSASIVYFGIIQSTVTLWALSGYRHSLKRGYLKLFRIFKSGIAQSPLH
- a CDS encoding serine/threonine-protein kinase, yielding MTWSPSPGAEEREAPLGTSGRPFTVDFRELSRKKLMFTFSSHAERPEQFSLDLSSLKDPAMIRFILRKEGYHQEERLIPVEYLRTHAKYPGSSEEPIRLRAETASVIFTTSPPGAAVFVDLYSARGKKYLGLAGEKITLDKSPFRKDRPYSFYFQREHYEEKEEPISIDQFKNDSLNYYPGENKAIALRKSEPAINYLYYWGREHAALSMISATAAILALGALLFFIIIPRVRAFLAHYRRLSSWQEASQATETKDPMCGTVVGGFAILDRLGEGGMGTVYRAVPDKSRSLEETVALKIIKKELVEHDEYLRRFRREMKILSSLSHPNILQLFDFGDHEGQLYLVTELVSGKTLGHVIPREGMALDTFSAIFLPVLRAAEHAHQKGVIHRDLKPGNIIITDGGKVKVIDFGLAKGPRESTITMPGQIIGTPEYMAPEQVSLGELDARTDQYALGIIAYRMLTGRLPFDDEDPFKIVMLQLSADPPPLASYRGDLPPALIPIVMKMLAKEPDKRFRSLAEVSSALEFLALVPANGDDGDPGSL